The genomic region AGGGGGCTTGGAACAGCAAGCTTGTCCAATATAGAGGTTCTTGGAGAAAAGATTGATGATGTCAAAAGAAAATTTAAGATGCCACCAACATTTAGGAGATAAAACTTTTAGTTTTTGGGTCAGTGGAGTAACTCTCGGTCACTGCGATTTGCTCCATGCTCTTTCCACATCATCCCCAATAAGTAACTCAAATTATGATGTTTAAATACTATTTGATAAAATAGCAGTGAGCATAAGTATCCTTTTAAGTCGTAATTCTCATAATTAATGATACTGATGCTATATGGCTAAGCTGATAATTCCTGAACCAGTTTCGGGCGGCATTTTCCTGACATATAAATGTACAAATGAGTGCCGGCATTGTATGTACGCATGTTCTCCAAAATGGAGGAGCGATTGGATAAATCTAGAAGATGCTGAGAGAATCTTTGAAGTGTTATCAAGGGCATTCAATAAGAAATATCCTAAAGGTTTTAATAGGGTCGGAGTCAATCTAGGATTACATTTAACTGGCGGCGAACCATTTCTAAATTTTAACTTATTATTTGAACTTGTTAAATTAGCCAATAAATACGAGATCCCTTCCCTTTTTGTTGAGACAAACTGTTTCTGGTGCACTAATGATGAAATAACTGAAGAGAGACTCTTTAAATTAAAAGAGGTTGGCTTAAATGGAATACTTATAAGCGTTAATCCATTTGTAATCGAGTATGTTCCATTTGAGAGAATAGAGCGGGCGGTAAATATAAGCAGACGAATATTTAAAGAGAATACAATAATTTATCAGGAGCTTTTCTTCGATCAATTGAAGATGGTAGGCTTAAAAGAGACTCTTTCTTTCGAAGATTACCTGGCAGTAATGCGTGAAAAGGATCCTTTAGGCTTATACCTTGGATTAAGTTATCCCTCAATGTTATTAATGGGAAGAATCCCCTATAAAATAGGCTACTTATATAAAAAGTATCCAGCAAAAAAGTTTTTCAATGAATCATGTCTCAAGGAGTTAACTAGAGATTGGCATATACATGTAGATAATTACTGCAATTATATATCTGGTTACTGCGCTGGCATATCTCTAGGAGAAGCGAGGAAACTTGAGAAGCTCTGTCAGGATGGAATGGAATTGGATGATCACCCAATAATTGAGAAACTTGTATCATCTAGAGGCATAGGAAAACTCTTTGAGTACGCGTCCAGCGAATATGGCTATAGGGAGAGGAGGGAAGGCTATATATCAAAATGCCACCTATGCCTTGACATAAGAAAATATATTGTGGAAGAGGGCGAAGAGTTTAAAGAACTCAAGCCGAAAGATTTCTACAAGCACTTGGAGTAAGTAAAGTGCTTCTTGAAGAAAAACGTGGAGAGGCGAAAAACCTTATTATATAAATAAATTCATGGTAAATATCCCTTCAATAAGCTTTTATTTTCATAGAATCCATAATCTTAATTGATTGAATTATAACGTATGGTTTAATAATTTTAGAGTAGAGCGGGAGCCTAATGTATTCGCAAAAAAGATCATCTTTAAGGAAGAGGGTTGAGGAGGATCTCGCTGAGGAAGATGAGAGCGCTCATAAGCTTATTGAGACATTAGTAAAGAGCTTTTTAAGGGCTGATAGCGATTACGGGGCAATAACCGAGATAAGAACCGATATAAATTACATCTACAAGATTATCAAGAATTATATATCCAAGGAGAACCTTGATGTTTACGCATTGAAAATTGGGAATGTTATACTTCTGTCAAAGACTAATGTAGGCTTTGATGAAATTTATGAAGTTATAAGGGAGCGGTCACATTTAGAGGTTAAGAAGGGCATAATAGAAATCTGGGATGACCTAGAGAATGGGATACTACATTTTTTGATAATACCATTACGAAAGCATTTCCCCATAGAGTATGCAACGGATGAGGAAAAGGAGAAAACGGTGAAAATACTAATCGATGAATATTCTGAAGCTTAACACCTAACATATAAATATGTTTTAGTCATCTTTTAACGTCTAGGCTTCTCCTTTCTACCCAAAACCAAATCTTTAAGCGCTATTCCATTAACTGTTACAACTTTCCATCTGACTCCTGGAATATCGCCCATGGACCGTCCTCTTGAGCCTCCTATACCCTCAATTATTACCTCATCATGCTCATCAACAACATTCAACGCTCCGTCACCAGGCAGAAATGCTGTCACAACCTTGCCATTCTTTATTAGCTGAACCCTTACACATTTACGTATCGCGCTATTCGGCTGCTTACTTTCCCTTCCAACTTTTTCCAGGACTATTCCGCGAGCCATTGGGGCACCTTCAAGTGGATCTGACTTAACGTCTAGCATAAGCATACGTCTTTTATAGTATATGCTCTTCCAACGCATTTTCTTCCTTCTCTTGATAAGTTTTCTCGCAGCAAATTCTCCTTTCGTCTTCTTAGCCATTCCTTCTTATTCCCCTCACATTTCAGTGATCTGACAATTTATATTATTCAATTATAAACATTTCGTTTTTCATTTTATTGGGATACTACACCTAAACTATTAAGACATTGCTTATCTGGAAGTAACGTTTAGCCAGAAACCTTATTTTCTCAGCATTCCGTCCATTCTTGCCTATAGCTATACCTTTATCTTTGTTATCTACAGAAACCACGGCGATAGTGCTTCCATCCGGCTTCTTGGTTATTCGAACCTCTTTAACATTTGCTGGTTTCAGGGCATTTTTTATTAGTTGCACCGGATCATCCGAGAATTCAACTATCTCATACTTTTTACCAGTGAGTTTTTCAAGCAGCGCTATGTTCTTTCCTCCTTTACCTATAGCTATTCCAGCCTCACCCTCTTTGATTACAAAAATAATCCTGTCAAACTTAGAATCAATTATGCAGTCCCTCACCATTGTTCCAGTTAAGCTCTCAAAGAGCCTAATATGCTCCAACTCCTCATTAGTAAGACGTATGCCTCTAGACATTCCTATCACCTACAAACTTCATTATATCTGAGTCGCCAGGATCCCTTATCGATAAGGCAGCTATTGGGAAGGGTTTTCCACACGCTGAGCCCAGATCTAAACTAGAGGCAGGATATACTATTAAGGGGATACCGGATAATTTACAATAGTACTCGATTTTCTCACGTTTATCTTTTGGGCAATTGGACGCTACAATAATTAACTTAACTTTTCCAGTCATAGCGTTTTTTATAGTAAGATTGGATCCAAATAAAATTTTCCCCGTTTTAACGGCTATACTCAATGATTTATCAATATTACTTTTGCTGAAGCTACTCAATAGACTTATCCTCCCCTTCACCTACGTTAACGGATGGTGTAGTCATATAAATATCAACTAGTCCTGTCCCTATAGGTATTGCTTGCCCAACTATAACATTTTCAGTTACACCCTTAAGTGGATCGCTCTCACCTCTAATAGCGGCCTCAACTATGTTTGGAACAGTTATCTCAAATGCTGCTCTGGCTAAAACGCTTGGTTTTTCGCCGCTGACACCATGGCGCCCTATTTGTCTAACGCTACCTGTTACTGTCATTATGTCAGCCACGAGCATTATATGCCTAATGTCTACATCTAATCCCTGCTCTTCCAGAACACCCTTAGCCTCCTCGACTATCATGTTTCTAGCAGCTTCTATACCCAAGGTCCTCTCTATCTCATGTATATTATTCGTCTTTGTTCTTGCTGGATCAACGCCTATCACTTCAAGAACCCTTGGCAAATTGGATCCATCAGTTCTTATAACCCATTCGCCTTTTTCCTGAGTTACATAAACCCTCTTTATGCCCGCTATACCCTTTATATAGTAGGATAAAACCTTACTCAAGAGTTTCTTCGAGTCCATTTTCTTTTTAGGCTCAATAAATATCATGTCGCCCTCAATCTTCACCGAACAATTTGGTATATTGATTACCCTGCTTAAATAATCTATCGTTATCCCGCGCTCATTCATTTTACGTTCATTAAGTTTAACAATGACTCCGCCAGTCTCAGGATTTATATAAGTTGTTTCAGAAATATCTTCAATGGTTGTATACAGGATTTTTTGAGCTATCTCGGTTGCTTTCTCACGGTTCACCCTATGCTCCTCATCTAGGTATATTGTCATTATTGGTGTTGAGGGTTCCCTCCTTGCATCAACTATCTCAATTAAACGGGGCAGTCCAAGCGTCACATTTTGCTCTCTAACACCAGCATAATGGAATGTTCTCAGAGTCATCTGCGTACCCGGTTCACCGATAGACTGTGCTGCAACCACGCCGACAGCTTCTCCAGGCTCAACTAAAGCCTTCTTATAGCGTTCTAAGGCTAAACTAATAACTAGATCCACACCTTTCTTGGTGAGATTAGAGTTCTTAAGCCCCTCTATAAGCTCAGATGTGAGGAGAGGAGTGAGCTCATCCTTAACTTTGTTTACTTGCTCTTCAATATACTCATTTGATGCTGCTTCACCAGCCTCAACCATAAGTTTAACTTGTTCAATAAGCCTGCTAATGTTGACAGCTTTACCATGATCACTTTTAGCAGGGTCTACACCATCCTCACCATAATTAAACTGTATTATCTCGCCCAACGGGTTTCTCACAGTCCCATCATATTCAACTCGCAAATGCTCAAGAGCGTTAATCAACCTCCTCTGCATGTATCCGCTTTGCTGTGTTCTAACAGCCGTATCCACTAAGCCTTCACGTCCACCCATCGCATGGAAGAAGAACTCTATGGGATCTAATCCATCTCTATATGAGGAGTACACAAAGCCTCTTGCTTTTGGAGAGGGATCTCCAATTCTGAAGTGTGGTAGAGATCTCTCCGAATACCCGCGTATAACACGTTTACCTCTAATCGATTGCTGACCTAGTATAGCCGTCATCTGCCCTATATTGAGTGTTGAGCCTCTGGCACCAGTCTTCGTCATTATTATACCAGCATTGTCAGTTTCAAGATCTTCTTCAGCAGCCTTCCCAGCCTTTTCTCTGGCTTCAGCCAGTTCATTCATGACATACAGCTCAAATGAGTCTAAAAGCGTTTGACCTGGAAGTCTCTCAAGAGTCCCCTCATGTAAAGCCTTAGTTAAAGATTCTATTCTTTTCTCCGCGCTCTTTATGATTTGACGTATTTTCCGCTTAGCTTCTGCTGATAGATCAAGCTCATCAAAAGAGTATGTGAAGCCCTTCATGGATATGAAACGTGTGAGAAGGCGGCTTATTTGGTTTAAAAATCTTCTACCAGCTTCCGTTCCATAGTCTTTTATTATCCTATGGAGAACGCTCTCAGATTTCTCAGCACCTATAGAGTTTTTGTCAATAACGCCCTTAACTAGAACGCCATCTTTAATAATAACATAGGCATCGTAGGAGCATTCATCCTTTAGGCATACTTCACAATTTCTACAAACACTCGCCTTAACTGTGTAATTGAAGCCCTTAGGAAGGAAAAAACTGAATATCTGTTTTCCAGTCCAAAGAGGTTTAGGCTCCTTAATAGCTGGTTCAGGGAGTTCGCCCTCATAGCCAGCAGCTGCCAGTAGCTCACAAACTTCCTTCTTGTTTAAAAGTGTTGATTTACGGGTTAGGAGGAAGGAAGCAGTTATAAAGTCTCTTATAGCGCCTATTATTGGACCTCCAAATCTAGGTGACAGTATATGATCTTGAACCTGCATTAAAAGTCGGGCTTCAGTTTGAGCCTCCTCACTCTGTGGAACATGAAGGTTCATTTCGTCTCCATCAAAGTCAGCATTATATGGTGGACAAACGCAGAGATGCAGCCTAAAGGTCTTATATGGAAGAACCTTAACGTAATGTGCCATTATGGACATTCTGTGCAGTGATGGTTGCCTATTAAATATGACAATATCTCCATCCTGCAGGTGGCGCTCAACGATAAAGCCTGGCTCAAGGGCTTCCGCAACCTTATCCCTATCGGCAACAAATTCGAGTCTAACCCTCTTCCCATCGGGCCTAATAATGTATAGGGCTCCGGGATACTTGTTCGGTCCGTTTCTTACTAGCTCACGTAGTCTCTCAATGTTCCATGGGGTAACCTTTTCAGGTACAGTCAATCTCATAGCTACAGTTATGGGGACGCCAACTTCGTTTATGTCCAAATTTGAGTCAGGACTAATAACTGTACGCGCCGAGAAATCAACTCTTTTACCTGAGAGATTACTTCTGAACCTCCCCTCTTTACCCTTCAAACGCTGTGATAATGTTTTGAGGGCTCTACCTGAGCGATGTCTAGATGGCGGTATACCAGAGGACTCATTATTAAAGTATGTGGTAACATGATACTCGAGGAGTTCTGAGAGATCTTGAATTATAAGTGTAGGTGCACCAGCATCCATGTTCTCCTTAAGTCTCTGATTTATCCTAATTATGTCAACCAGCTTATGAGTTAAATCATCTTCAGATCTTATTCCCGACTCAAGCGTTATAGATGGCCTAACATAGACTGGTGGAACTGGCAGCACTTGCAGGATCATCCATTCAGGGCGAGCATACTGTGGATCGAAACCTAAAAGCTTGAGATCTTCATCAGGTATCCTTTCAAATCTCTCACGTATCATGCTAGCCGTTAAGCGTTGTGAACCCTCTTTCTCAGCATATTCATGGAAGATTGTCGGTTTCGTGAATTCTATTTTATATTGTTTTGCACCACAATATGGACACTCACGATTCCTCTTAGCTTCCTCAAAGACTCTATTATAAAATGAAGATGGTACATGTCCGACTATTT from Candidatus Bathyarchaeia archaeon harbors:
- a CDS encoding radical SAM protein — its product is MAKLIIPEPVSGGIFLTYKCTNECRHCMYACSPKWRSDWINLEDAERIFEVLSRAFNKKYPKGFNRVGVNLGLHLTGGEPFLNFNLLFELVKLANKYEIPSLFVETNCFWCTNDEITEERLFKLKEVGLNGILISVNPFVIEYVPFERIERAVNISRRIFKENTIIYQELFFDQLKMVGLKETLSFEDYLAVMREKDPLGLYLGLSYPSMLLMGRIPYKIGYLYKKYPAKKFFNESCLKELTRDWHIHVDNYCNYISGYCAGISLGEARKLEKLCQDGMELDDHPIIEKLVSSRGIGKLFEYASSEYGYRERREGYISKCHLCLDIRKYIVEEGEEFKELKPKDFYKHLE
- a CDS encoding 30S ribosomal protein S12, with amino-acid sequence MAKKTKGEFAARKLIKRRKKMRWKSIYYKRRMLMLDVKSDPLEGAPMARGIVLEKVGRESKQPNSAIRKCVRVQLIKNGKVVTAFLPGDGALNVVDEHDEVIIEGIGGSRGRSMGDIPGVRWKVVTVNGIALKDLVLGRKEKPRR
- a CDS encoding NusA-like transcription termination signal-binding factor, with the translated sequence MSRGIRLTNEELEHIRLFESLTGTMVRDCIIDSKFDRIIFVIKEGEAGIAIGKGGKNIALLEKLTGKKYEIVEFSDDPVQLIKNALKPANVKEVRITKKPDGSTIAVVSVDNKDKGIAIGKNGRNAEKIRFLAKRYFQISNVLIV
- a CDS encoding 50S ribosomal protein L30e, coding for MSSFSKSNIDKSLSIAVKTGKILFGSNLTIKNAMTGKVKLIIVASNCPKDKREKIEYYCKLSGIPLIVYPASSLDLGSACGKPFPIAALSIRDPGDSDIMKFVGDRNV
- a CDS encoding DNA-directed RNA polymerase subunit A': MAVVEEAYRKVIDQIKFGILSPQEIRKMSVVEIQTADTYDEDGAVIPSGLMDNRLGVLEPGQRCRTCGNTSSGCPGHFGHIELAVPIIHVEFAETIYNLLQVICRNCGRILLPEKTVKSLKARMERLIKIVGHVPSSFYNRVFEEAKRNRECPYCGAKQYKIEFTKPTIFHEYAEKEGSQRLTASMIRERFERIPDEDLKLLGFDPQYARPEWMILQVLPVPPVYVRPSITLESGIRSEDDLTHKLVDIIRINQRLKENMDAGAPTLIIQDLSELLEYHVTTYFNNESSGIPPSRHRSGRALKTLSQRLKGKEGRFRSNLSGKRVDFSARTVISPDSNLDINEVGVPITVAMRLTVPEKVTPWNIERLRELVRNGPNKYPGALYIIRPDGKRVRLEFVADRDKVAEALEPGFIVERHLQDGDIVIFNRQPSLHRMSIMAHYVKVLPYKTFRLHLCVCPPYNADFDGDEMNLHVPQSEEAQTEARLLMQVQDHILSPRFGGPIIGAIRDFITASFLLTRKSTLLNKKEVCELLAAAGYEGELPEPAIKEPKPLWTGKQIFSFFLPKGFNYTVKASVCRNCEVCLKDECSYDAYVIIKDGVLVKGVIDKNSIGAEKSESVLHRIIKDYGTEAGRRFLNQISRLLTRFISMKGFTYSFDELDLSAEAKRKIRQIIKSAEKRIESLTKALHEGTLERLPGQTLLDSFELYVMNELAEAREKAGKAAEEDLETDNAGIIMTKTGARGSTLNIGQMTAILGQQSIRGKRVIRGYSERSLPHFRIGDPSPKARGFVYSSYRDGLDPIEFFFHAMGGREGLVDTAVRTQQSGYMQRRLINALEHLRVEYDGTVRNPLGEIIQFNYGEDGVDPAKSDHGKAVNISRLIEQVKLMVEAGEAASNEYIEEQVNKVKDELTPLLTSELIEGLKNSNLTKKGVDLVISLALERYKKALVEPGEAVGVVAAQSIGEPGTQMTLRTFHYAGVREQNVTLGLPRLIEIVDARREPSTPIMTIYLDEEHRVNREKATEIAQKILYTTIEDISETTYINPETGGVIVKLNERKMNERGITIDYLSRVINIPNCSVKIEGDMIFIEPKKKMDSKKLLSKVLSYYIKGIAGIKRVYVTQEKGEWVIRTDGSNLPRVLEVIGVDPARTKTNNIHEIERTLGIEAARNMIVEEAKGVLEEQGLDVDIRHIMLVADIMTVTGSVRQIGRHGVSGEKPSVLARAAFEITVPNIVEAAIRGESDPLKGVTENVIVGQAIPIGTGLVDIYMTTPSVNVGEGEDKSIE